The genomic interval CGGAGGCGGCCTGGTCGGAGCCCCACATGGCGCGGTCGAGGGTGATGTGCCGCTCGACGAAGCAGGCGCCGAGGGCGACCGCGGCGAGGGTGGTCTGCAGGCCGGTCTCGTGGCCGGAGTAGCCGATCGGGACGTTCGGGTACTCCTGCTGGAGGGTGTGGATGACCCGCAGGTTCAGCTCCTCCGCCTTCGCCGGGTAGGTGGAGGTGGCGTGGCAGAGCAGGATGTTGTCGCTGCCCAGCACCTCGACGGCGTGGCGGATCTGCTTCGGGGTGGACATGCCGGTGGACAGGATGACCGTGCGGCCGGTGGCGCGCAGTTCGCGCAGCAGCTCGTCGTCGGTCAGGGACGCGGAGGCCACCTTGTGGGCGGGCACGTCGAACTTCTCCAGGAAGGCGACGGCCTCGGTGTCCCACGGGGAGGCGAACCAGTCGATGCCCTTCTCCTTGCAGTAGGCGTCGATCTGCCGGTACTCGTCCTCGCCGAACTCCACGCGGTGCCGGTAGTCGATGTACGTCATCCGGCCCCAGGGGGTGTCGCGCTCGATGTCCCACTGGTCGCGCGGGGTGCAGATCTCCGGGGTGCGCTTCTGGAACTTGACGGCGTCGCAGCCGGCCTCGGCGGCGGCGTCGATCAGCTTGAAGGCGTTCTCGAGGTCGCCGTTGTGGTTGATGCCGATCTCGCCGGTGACGTAGACGGGGCGGCCGGGGCCGGCCTCGCGGGAACCGAGGGTGCGGATACGGGAGTCGCTCATGACCAGGGGTTTCCTTACTGGGGGAGGGTTTCGAGAGAGGGACCGAGGATCCAGCCGGCGATCTCTCGGATCGCGCCGTCACCGCCGGGGAGGGTGGTGACCGCGCGGGCGGCGCCGCGTACGGCGTCGTGGGCGCTCGCGACCGCCACGGGCCAGCCGACGAGGGCGAAGCACGGGAGGTCGTTGACGTCGTTGCCGACGTAGAGCACGCGCTCGGGCGCGATGCCCTGCTCCTCGCACCACTGCTTGAGGGCGAGGTCCTTGCGGTCGACGCCGTGCAGCACGGGGAGCTTCAGCTTGCGTGCGCGGGCGGCGACGACCGGGTTCTGCTCGGTGGACAGGATCAGCAGCTTCAGGCCGCTGCGGCGCAGGGCGGCGATGCCGAGGCCGTCGCCGCGGTGCACGGAGACGAACTCCCGTCCGTCCGCGTCGATCAGCACCCGGTCGTCGGTCTGGGTGCCGTCGAAGTCGAGGACCACCGCGTCGATGTCGCCGGCGGTGGGCAGGCCGGTCCGGCCGGCGTCGAGGAGCGGCGCGAGGGCGCGGGCCCGCGCGAGGTCGTGCGGGTCGTCGACCTCCAGGACGCGCGCCGGGTCGGTGCGCACGAGGTCGGTGCGGCCGAAGAAGCGGTGGCCGTGCTCGCGCAGGCCGGCGGCGTCCATGGCGTAGGCGGCGCCGGTCTCCAGGAAGTCCTGGGGGCGGTCTTGGCGGCGGGGGCGGACGGCCTTGTCGTGGTTGACGCCGTGTCCGCCGCCGGCCGCCGGGTCGCCGCTGCCGGGGCCGTGACGCCAGACGAAGCCGTGGAAGGGGGCGACCGTCACCGCCGTGTCGGCGCCGCCGTGGGCGACCGCGGCGGCCACCCCGTCGACGTCCTCGCGGGTGAGGAAGGGGCTGGTGCACTGCACGAGCAGGACGACGTCCACCCGCGCGCCGTGCAGCGCCTCGTAGGCGTCCAGGGCGTGCAGCACGGCCGCCTCGGAGGTGGCGGTGTCCCCGGCGAGGTCCGCGGGCCGCGGCACGACCTCGGCGCCCGCCTGCCGCGCGGTCTCGGCGATGGCCGCGTCGTCGGTGGAGACCACCACGTCCGTGACGTGCCGGGCGGCGCGGCACTCCCGTACGGCGCGGGCCACCAGGGGCACGCCGCCGACGGGGGCGAGGTTCTTCGCGGGGACGCCCTTGGAGCCGCCGCGTGCGGGTATCACGGCGAGCACCCGGCGGGCGGCCGGAGAGTCGGACATGGGGTCAGCTCCTCGAAGGGGGGTCGGGGCGGTCACAGCTCGCCCATCCGGCGGATCGCGGGAGCCACGCGCTGCACGCCGTGGCGGTAGGCGCCGCGTGCGGTGCGGCGCACGATCCGCCGGACCGGCCCGGGGTCCCGGCCGGCGGCGGGCGCGCCGGGCAGCGGCGTCCCGTCGGGGCCGAGGTGGTGGCGGGCGAGGATGCCGGGCAGGTAGCCGGGCGCGGTGACGGGCGTGTAGTACGGGGTGAGCGGCGGGAGTCCGCCGGGCTCGTCGAGCAGCTCGGCGATGCGGGCGCGGGCCGCGTCGAAGGCCGTCGCGTACGAGCCGTCCGCCGCGACGCCCTGGCGGGCCAGCCACTCCTCGTCGGGCACCGGACGGTGTCCGGCGTCGAGCTGGTCCCAGGAGGCGAGGCAGCCGGAGCCCACGAAGTGGTGGTTGCCGAGCGCCTCGCGGATGCCGAGGTCGGTGAGGACGGCGGTGGGGACGCGCCGGTGCAGCGCCTCCAGGGCGGCCGTCGAGCTGACGGTGACGAGGAGGTCGGTGCGGTCCAGGACCTCGCCCATGTGCCCGTAGACCAGGCGCAGGTTGGCGGGGAGGGCGAGGCCGCGGGCCAGCTTCTGGTAGGGCAGTTCCTCGATGTGCGTGGTGTGTTCGCCGGGCCGGGAGCGCAGCTTCAGCAGCACCTCGCGCTCGGGGTGGCGGCGGGCGTGCTCGACCAGCCGGTTCAGCAGGTACGTGCGGTCCGCGCGGGTGTCCGGCACGGACGGCTGGGCGGCGAACACCACCCGGTAGGGCTCGTGGTCGCCGGTGTGGGGCGCGCCGCCGAGGAACGGCAGCGCGACCTCGGTGACCGCGCCGGCGTCGGCGCCGACCCCCTCGTAGACGGCGCGGAAACGCTCCGCGTCCTGGCGGGAGTTGGCCAGCACCAGGTCGGCGCCGTGGCGCAGCAGCAGGCCGTCGGTGAGCTTCTCGTAGACGACGCCGACGTAGCCGGTGACGACGACGGGACGGCGGGGCCGGCCGGCCCAGACGCGTCCCAGCCCGTGCAGCATCGCCTGCACCCCGCCGCCGACCAGGGCGAGCACGAGAACGTCGTACGACCCGTACGTCTCCTCGCGCAGGGCGTGCAGGAACTCGGTCGCGGTGACCTCCCGCAGGGAGTCCGCGCGGACGCCGACCTCGCCGAGCTGGCGGGCGGTGGGCGTGGCGCGGCCCCGCAGCAGATATCCGTCCAGGCGGATGTCGCGCGGCGCGATGCGTTTCGCGGTGAGCGTGCCCCATTTCCAGCGGGTGTCGGAATCCGCGAGGACCGCCACCCTGAGGGGCTTCGTTGCACTTGCTGGCACACCGGAGAAGTTAGGAAGCGAATTCCGCGAACGGCCCAACCGCGCCTCAACGAAACGTTAACAACACCCCACCGAGAGCCGAACCCGGCCGGGAAAATGGCGGAGTCAGACGCGATCCACCGGACCGACACACGGAGTTCACCGCCCGTACGGCCGGCGGACGGAAAGCGCTCCGGGCGGTCTCCTAATGTTTTCCGGGTGCCGAAGCTTTCCGTGATCGTGCCTTTTCGCAATGTCCGTCCGTACGCGCCGGACGCGCTCAGGAGTCTGCGCGCGAATGCCCGCGCGGATTTCGAGTTCGTCCTGGTCGACGACGGTTCGGAGGACGACACCCCGGTGCTCGTCGAGCGGGCCGCCGAGGAGCTGGCCCGTGTCGCGCGGGTCCGTCACATCCGCCGGGAGCGCGCCGGCGGGATCGCCACCGCGCGCAACGCCGGGCTGGACGCGGCGGGCGGCGAGTACCTGACCTTCCTGGACGGCGACGACTGGTACGCCCCCGGCCACCTGTCCCGGCTGGTCGCCGCGGCGGAGGAGCTGGGCTGCGACTTCCTGCGCACCGACCACGTACGGGTCACCGGGCGTGCCCGGACCGTGCACCGGGTGCCGGTCGGGCCGCGGGACGAGGTGCTGGACCCGCGGGCGGCGATCCTGCCCGCCGACCGGACCACCGCGGTGGACTACCCGCAGGCGTGGGCCGGCGTCTACCACCGGCGGCTGCTGGAGCGGGGGCTGCTGCACTTCCCCGACGGACTGCGCACCGCCGAGGACCGGCCGTGGATCTGGCGGCTGCACCGGGAGGCGGAGTCGTTCGCCGTGGTGGGCCTGCTGGGCGTGTTCTACCGCAAGGGCGTCGCCTCCTCCCTCACCCGGATCGGGGACGAACGGCAACTGGACTTCGTCCCCGCCTTCGACCGGGTGGTGGCGGAGACGGCGGCGGACCGGGACGCGGACCGGCTGCTGCCGAAGGCGGTGCGGACGTACTGCGCGGTGATCGACCGTCATCTGGCCGAGCGGGACAAGTTCGAGCCGGCGGTGGCCTCACGGCTGCGGACGCTGTGCGCGGACGCGTTGCGGCGGCTGCCGCGGGACGTGCTGGACGAGGTGCTGGACTCGATGGACGCCGGGCGGGCGTCGCGGCTGCGGCGGCTGCGGCGGGCGCCGCTGCGCGCGGGGAAGGGGGCCGCGTGAAAACGGCCGGCACGCAGATCTTCTGTGCGGCCACTCCGTCGGCGGTCGTCGTGATGGCGGCCGCGGTCGAGGCGGGGCTGCTGCCGGACGCGGGGCGCCGGATGCTGCTGGTGTGCGACGACGCGCCGGTGCCGGAGGCGGCCCCGCCGTGGGACGAGGTGCCGGGCTTCGCCCGGCTGCGCGCCCGCTTCGACGCGGTGCTGTCCTGGAACGAGGCGATACGGCCCTTCCACCCGGCGGCCTGGACGCCCCGCACGGAGGACGTCCCGCTGCTCGAACGGCACGTCCGGCGGCTGTGGGCGCTCGGGGACGACCGCGTGGAGCTGGTCCTGGGCGCCCCGGACGCCCCGCCGGCGCAGGCGGTGGCCCGCGTGTTCACGGGCGCGCCCCTGCACGTCTGCGCGGGCGGACCGGCGGAC from Streptomyces sp. DH-12 carries:
- a CDS encoding glycosyltransferase family 2 protein — encoded protein: MPKLSVIVPFRNVRPYAPDALRSLRANARADFEFVLVDDGSEDDTPVLVERAAEELARVARVRHIRRERAGGIATARNAGLDAAGGEYLTFLDGDDWYAPGHLSRLVAAAEELGCDFLRTDHVRVTGRARTVHRVPVGPRDEVLDPRAAILPADRTTAVDYPQAWAGVYHRRLLERGLLHFPDGLRTAEDRPWIWRLHREAESFAVVGLLGVFYRKGVASSLTRIGDERQLDFVPAFDRVVAETAADRDADRLLPKAVRTYCAVIDRHLAERDKFEPAVASRLRTLCADALRRLPRDVLDEVLDSMDAGRASRLRRLRRAPLRAGKGAA
- a CDS encoding N-acylneuraminate cytidylyltransferase, which gives rise to MSDSPAARRVLAVIPARGGSKGVPAKNLAPVGGVPLVARAVRECRAARHVTDVVVSTDDAAIAETARQAGAEVVPRPADLAGDTATSEAAVLHALDAYEALHGARVDVVLLVQCTSPFLTREDVDGVAAAVAHGGADTAVTVAPFHGFVWRHGPGSGDPAAGGGHGVNHDKAVRPRRQDRPQDFLETGAAYAMDAAGLREHGHRFFGRTDLVRTDPARVLEVDDPHDLARARALAPLLDAGRTGLPTAGDIDAVVLDFDGTQTDDRVLIDADGREFVSVHRGDGLGIAALRRSGLKLLILSTEQNPVVAARARKLKLPVLHGVDRKDLALKQWCEEQGIAPERVLYVGNDVNDLPCFALVGWPVAVASAHDAVRGAARAVTTLPGGDGAIREIAGWILGPSLETLPQ
- a CDS encoding N-acetylneuraminate synthase family protein, translating into MSDSRIRTLGSREAGPGRPVYVTGEIGINHNGDLENAFKLIDAAAEAGCDAVKFQKRTPEICTPRDQWDIERDTPWGRMTYIDYRHRVEFGEDEYRQIDAYCKEKGIDWFASPWDTEAVAFLEKFDVPAHKVASASLTDDELLRELRATGRTVILSTGMSTPKQIRHAVEVLGSDNILLCHATSTYPAKAEELNLRVIHTLQQEYPNVPIGYSGHETGLQTTLAAVALGACFVERHITLDRAMWGSDQAASVEPQGLARLVRDIRTIEASLGDGVKKVYDSELGPMKKLRRVAGVVAEAEIATAAGEPVAV
- a CDS encoding DUF6716 putative glycosyltransferase; amino-acid sequence: MPASATKPLRVAVLADSDTRWKWGTLTAKRIAPRDIRLDGYLLRGRATPTARQLGEVGVRADSLREVTATEFLHALREETYGSYDVLVLALVGGGVQAMLHGLGRVWAGRPRRPVVVTGYVGVVYEKLTDGLLLRHGADLVLANSRQDAERFRAVYEGVGADAGAVTEVALPFLGGAPHTGDHEPYRVVFAAQPSVPDTRADRTYLLNRLVEHARRHPEREVLLKLRSRPGEHTTHIEELPYQKLARGLALPANLRLVYGHMGEVLDRTDLLVTVSSTAALEALHRRVPTAVLTDLGIREALGNHHFVGSGCLASWDQLDAGHRPVPDEEWLARQGVAADGSYATAFDAARARIAELLDEPGGLPPLTPYYTPVTAPGYLPGILARHHLGPDGTPLPGAPAAGRDPGPVRRIVRRTARGAYRHGVQRVAPAIRRMGEL